In Ipomoea triloba cultivar NCNSP0323 chromosome 15, ASM357664v1, one genomic interval encodes:
- the LOC116005784 gene encoding uncharacterized protein LOC116005784, translating to MTLVNSPEWTFFLEYVDASGESHDAYMLAGLLETKIEQIGEEIVVQVVTENGANYKAVGRLLEERIPSLFWTPCVAHCLDLMLDDIGKLAKFEQKVESSRHITTFIYRHGRILSAMREFTSGTASHSILVALRIVYGNEIPAMPKVAMAMVIAKKKLNETFASQSRLLSRLMDIVEGRWPDKMEVKLYGAALLLNLSHYLDLKENDLDSVCKQRACFNDMLEIRR from the exons atgacccTTGTCAACAGTCCGGAATGGACCTTTTTCTTAGAGTATGTTGATGCATCGGGCGAATCTCATGATGCCTACATGTTGGCTGGGTTACTTGAGACCAAAATTGAACAAATAGGCGAGGAAATTGTTGTTCAAGTTGTAACAGAAAATGGTGCTAATTACAAGGCAGTAGGTAGGTTGTTGGAAGAGAGGATACCTTCACTATTTTGGACTCCCTGTGTGGCACATTGCTTGGACCTCATGTTGGATGATATTGGCAAGTTGGCAAAGTTTGAGCAAAAGGTTGAAAGTTCTAGGCACATTACTACCTTCATTTATAGGCATGGAAGGATTTTAAGTGCTATGAGAGAGTTCACAAGTGGTACG GCATCTCATTCGATTCTTGTTGCATTGAGAATCGTTTATGGTAATGAGATCCCAGCTATGCCCAAGGTTGCTATGGCTATGGTGATTGCAAAGAAGAAATTGAATGAAACATTTGCAAGTCAATCGAGGTTGTTGTCAAGGTTGATGGATATTGTAGAGGGGCGTTGGCCAGATAAAATGGAAGTTAAGTTATATGGAGCAGCATTACTCTTAAACCTTTCTCATTATTTGGATTTGAAAGAAAATGATCTTGACAGTGTTTGTAAGCAACGAGCCTGCTTTAATGATATGCTTGAGATCAGAAGATAG